The genomic segment ACCGCACAGACCCAGTTTCAGAATGTGTTTACCCAGATCCGGGATAACTTTCATTCAACCTTTGCGACCCTGTTCGAACCCGGCGATGAAGCCGATCTTATCCTCGAAGACAATCCGGATCCGCTGGAAGCCAAAATTGAAATCATTGCAAAACCACGCGGGAAAAGACCTCAGTCCATCACCTTGCTGTCAGGCGGAGAGAAAACGCTGACGGCAATCGCGCTTCTGTTTGCCATCTATCTGGTAAAACCGTCACCTTTCTGTATTCTTGATGAAGTGGATGCACCACTGGATGATGCCAACATTGATCGTTTCTCAAAAATCATCCGGCGGTTCAGTAAGGACACCCAGTTTATCATCATCACCCACAATAAAAAAACCATGGAAGTAGCCAATACCCTGTATGGCGTTACCATGGAAGAAAAAGGGGTGTCCAAGTTGGTCTCAGTCCGGTTTGATGAAGATGTCCCTGCCTGAAAAACCACCCGCAGTCATGATACTGGCGGGGGAAGCCTCGGGTGATCGGCATGGTGCAGACCTGGTTCGTGAACTCAAAGCTCTCAATCCTCAGCTAACCTTCTTCGGAATGGGCGGTGACCGGATGAAGGCAGAGGGTGTTGAACTGTTTTTTCATATCAGCCAGACTTCGATCATGGGCTTTACCGAGGTGATCCGGCACCTGCCCTTCATTTTTCAAATGAAGAAAACACTCGAACAGGCGGTAGCCGATCGCCGGCCGGTGTATGCCGTTCTGATTGATTATCCGGGGTTTAATCTCCGGTTTGCCCGGTTTCTTCATCAGAATAATGTTCCCGTCATCTGGTACATCGCCCCTCAGGTCTGGGCTTGGGGGAAGGGAAGACTCAAGGACATCAGACGGTATGTCGATCTGATGCTTTGCATCCTGCCCTTTGAGGAACCGTTTTTCAGAAAAGCAGGAATCCGTGCTCACTTTGTGGGCCATCCACTTGTCGAGCAGATTGAGGTATCGGGCTCCTCATCCGCTTTTCTTTCCTCAATTTCGCTCCCAGACGACCGGCCGTTGATCGGTCTTCTGCCTGGTTCCCGCAGCCAGGAAGTCAGTGCCCTTCTGCCGGTAATGGTCAATGCTGTTCTTCCTCTGATCCAACAGGGCAGGGTATCTGCGGCTGTGGCGGGTGTTAATCATCTGCCGCCAGATGTTTATAAACCTGCCGGAGAGGCAGGAATTCCGGTGGTTTTCGGTAAAGTACATGATCTCATGGGACATTCCACCCTGTCGGTGGTGGCCTCCGGCACAGCCACCCTTGAAACAGCTTTATGTGGAACTCCTCTGATCGTCGTCTATAAAACCAGCTGGCTTACCTACCTGATCGGGCGCTTCATTCTGCGCCTCGACCGAATTTCACTCGTGAATATCATCCCCGATGAACAGCTTGTTCCCGAACTGATTCAGCATGAAGCCAATCCGGAATCCATCCGGAAACAGATACTCTCCTGGCTGGATCAGCCTGCCGGACGCGAAATGGTTATCGAAAAACTGGCCCGGCTGAGAAAACAACTGGGAAGTCTGTCTGCAAGCCGCGAGGCTGCAAGTCGGATTCAGGGCCGGGTTTCAGGCAACGGCAGCTGGGAATGAAGCGGTTCGGGACAGCCTGGCAATGGATCATGCTTCCGCTGACCGCCTTGTACGGTCTGGCCATCTGGTGCAGAAATCTGGCCTGGCAGACCGGATGGCTGAAACCTGAAAAGGTGCCGGTGACGGTTATCTCGGTCGGAAATCTCACCGCCGGTGGTACAGGAAAAACCCCGGTTACTGCCTGGCTGGCAGGTATCCTGATCAGAGAGGGATTCACCGTCGGATTGGTTTCCAGAGGTTACGGCAGGTCAACCCGCGGTTTTGTATTGGTTTCTGATGGAAGATCCGTCCTCGTAACTGCCGATCAGGGAGGCGATGAACCTGTCGAACTGGCTCGATCCCTTCCCGGACTTCTTGTGGCGGTATCCGAAAAACGGCTGATTGCAGCCAACCACTTGTGCGCTCATTTTAAACCCGATGTTCTCATTATGGATGATGGCTTTCAGCACCGGGCCTTACACCGGGATATGGACATTGTGGTTCAGGACTACCCGTCCTGGATTGGAACTCACTGGCTGTTGCCTTCCGGTCCCTTCAGAGAACCCGTGTCAGGTTTAAATCGCGCCCATTGGCTGGTCTGGACAAGGACTGCCCCGGGAGAGTGGCCGGTCTTCCGAAGAACGGAACCCGTTCATCAGGCGCTTTTCGCTCAGGAACCCGCCACACTCATCGAGTGGAGCACCGGAAATCAGTGGCCCGTTTCCTCCTTGCCGTTCAGGCGGGTTGCCGCCATTGCAGGTATTGGTGATCCTGACCAGTTTTTCTTGTCCCTGCAGAAATCGCGGCTTCCCGTGGTGGTAACCCGGGCCTTTCCTGATCATGAACCGTACCCCCAACCTGTAAAATCAGATGTGGTTCAATGGATGCTTAAAGCTGGTTGTGAGGCACTAATCATGACGGCCAAAGATGCGGTGAAATGGTCTGCCGTGGATCTTCCGGCCGGAATTACCGGACTGATGGTCCTTTCCCGTGTGGTTCCCGATCCGTCCCTTGCCCGATTATCCGGTGAGGTCATCCAAAGGGTGCGCCCATCGTGATCAGCTTGGTGTCGCTGGTTTTGTTCGTTGTAATAAATTGTTTATTTTTATAAGGTTAGGGGTTTTGGAAAGTGTAAAATCCCGGGTCTTGTCACGAGGAAACGCATGAAATTATCCG from the Bacteroidota bacterium genome contains:
- the lpxB gene encoding lipid-A-disaccharide synthase, producing MILAGEASGDRHGADLVRELKALNPQLTFFGMGGDRMKAEGVELFFHISQTSIMGFTEVIRHLPFIFQMKKTLEQAVADRRPVYAVLIDYPGFNLRFARFLHQNNVPVIWYIAPQVWAWGKGRLKDIRRYVDLMLCILPFEEPFFRKAGIRAHFVGHPLVEQIEVSGSSSAFLSSISLPDDRPLIGLLPGSRSQEVSALLPVMVNAVLPLIQQGRVSAAVAGVNHLPPDVYKPAGEAGIPVVFGKVHDLMGHSTLSVVASGTATLETALCGTPLIVVYKTSWLTYLIGRFILRLDRISLVNIIPDEQLVPELIQHEANPESIRKQILSWLDQPAGREMVIEKLARLRKQLGSLSASREAASRIQGRVSGNGSWE
- the lpxK gene encoding tetraacyldisaccharide 4'-kinase; protein product: MKRFGTAWQWIMLPLTALYGLAIWCRNLAWQTGWLKPEKVPVTVISVGNLTAGGTGKTPVTAWLAGILIREGFTVGLVSRGYGRSTRGFVLVSDGRSVLVTADQGGDEPVELARSLPGLLVAVSEKRLIAANHLCAHFKPDVLIMDDGFQHRALHRDMDIVVQDYPSWIGTHWLLPSGPFREPVSGLNRAHWLVWTRTAPGEWPVFRRTEPVHQALFAQEPATLIEWSTGNQWPVSSLPFRRVAAIAGIGDPDQFFLSLQKSRLPVVVTRAFPDHEPYPQPVKSDVVQWMLKAGCEALIMTAKDAVKWSAVDLPAGITGLMVLSRVVPDPSLARLSGEVIQRVRPS